A window of Mucilaginibacter paludis DSM 18603 contains these coding sequences:
- a CDS encoding IPT/TIG domain-containing protein has product MKKQNIKYFGVLCCMLILMFGACKKDNKNDDKPQPKVTDYYPNSGNDGTLVTIEGTGFSSNIGDVSATFAGTSADVVSATSTAVVLRAPKKGVTGSIVLNMAGLTIPIGNYTFQQLSVQKINPTNGAAGTHINITGAGFSSIAGPVTVSINGKPATVVNANDTLVVVEVPVAAGTGPVKVTVNGKEATGQTFKFQAISAIKPLTGGKGTVVRVSGEGFENVIAGNTVDFNGTTAVVTEAGTDHLLVIAPDAVQTGPLSVTINGQKIGGPVFTVVPPPTIQTVTPLSGPANTVMTISGTTFSNILDENKVTVNGITIPITSATATQLTLTIPGGTGNGKVIVTVNGQAVEGPVFKDQSIGITSFSPANGLAGTHVVITGLGFNTSAGSNIVTFNGVQALVVNATSTSLEVIAPDNLTSGPLKVTNSGVEALAPTNFYRAGVVTLAGGSLNNLLNLSPYRTVSLVADSKGNVFVIEGDYSRIKKISTDGTVSVFAGSPSGARGSVDGQGTAALFNLGTNPGMDIDANDNLFISDGTSLRKVTPQGMVSTFATGLGTINKIAFDENGILYALGSFNGGWSFQKDGTKTVLSLLTISDVARPAILNNIIYKVQNPGYSVDMYTIGNGRNTYNWVGNDYGFADGIGKAAMFQTINALASDRAGNIFLSDGIAIRKINIATQQVTTIAQFTRGAAVDGALNNAKSGLIGDVFVDKNGDIYFVDMTNNAVRKIFLK; this is encoded by the coding sequence ATGAAAAAACAAAATATAAAATATTTCGGTGTACTGTGTTGCATGCTGATACTGATGTTTGGCGCTTGTAAAAAAGACAATAAAAACGACGATAAGCCCCAACCCAAGGTTACCGATTATTATCCAAACAGCGGGAATGATGGTACATTAGTGACCATTGAGGGAACCGGATTTAGCAGCAATATAGGGGATGTATCTGCAACATTTGCAGGCACATCAGCTGATGTGGTTAGTGCAACATCTACAGCAGTTGTGTTAAGGGCTCCAAAAAAGGGCGTAACCGGAAGCATTGTACTAAACATGGCTGGCCTTACCATCCCGATAGGAAACTATACTTTCCAACAGTTAAGTGTACAGAAAATAAACCCGACAAATGGGGCTGCTGGTACACACATCAATATTACCGGGGCCGGGTTTAGCAGTATAGCAGGCCCTGTAACCGTATCGATTAACGGAAAACCAGCTACCGTAGTTAATGCAAACGATACGCTTGTGGTGGTTGAGGTTCCAGTTGCCGCAGGTACCGGGCCGGTTAAAGTAACAGTTAATGGCAAGGAAGCTACGGGCCAAACATTTAAGTTTCAGGCAATTTCTGCCATTAAACCATTAACCGGTGGTAAGGGTACGGTAGTAAGGGTAAGCGGCGAAGGATTTGAAAACGTGATAGCTGGCAATACAGTTGACTTTAACGGCACCACAGCGGTAGTAACCGAAGCCGGTACAGATCACCTGTTGGTTATTGCGCCCGATGCCGTGCAAACAGGGCCGTTATCGGTTACCATCAATGGGCAAAAAATAGGAGGGCCGGTATTTACCGTTGTGCCACCGCCAACAATTCAAACAGTAACGCCGCTTAGCGGACCGGCCAATACCGTGATGACCATCAGCGGAACTACTTTTAGTAATATATTGGATGAGAATAAGGTGACCGTCAACGGTATTACTATACCCATCACATCAGCTACTGCCACTCAATTAACGTTGACTATTCCGGGCGGTACCGGCAACGGTAAAGTTATTGTAACGGTAAATGGCCAGGCGGTTGAAGGGCCGGTATTTAAAGATCAGTCTATAGGTATAACATCATTTAGCCCGGCCAATGGGCTTGCAGGTACGCATGTAGTTATCACCGGTTTAGGTTTCAATACTTCCGCAGGCTCAAATATAGTTACCTTTAATGGGGTACAGGCCCTGGTAGTTAATGCTACTTCAACAAGCCTGGAGGTTATAGCGCCCGATAATTTAACATCGGGGCCGTTAAAAGTAACCAATAGCGGTGTGGAAGCGCTTGCGCCAACCAATTTTTATCGTGCGGGTGTAGTTACCCTGGCCGGTGGGTCTTTGAATAACTTACTGAACCTGTCTCCTTATAGAACAGTTAGTTTAGTGGCCGACAGCAAAGGTAATGTGTTTGTTATTGAGGGCGACTATAGCCGTATCAAAAAGATCAGTACGGATGGTACGGTATCTGTATTTGCCGGCAGCCCTTCTGGTGCCAGAGGCAGCGTGGATGGCCAGGGGACAGCGGCATTATTTAATTTGGGAACTAACCCGGGTATGGATATAGATGCCAATGATAACCTATTTATCAGTGATGGTACAAGCTTACGCAAAGTAACCCCACAAGGTATGGTAAGCACTTTTGCCACAGGTTTAGGTACAATAAATAAAATTGCGTTTGATGAAAACGGAATATTATACGCCCTGGGTAGCTTTAACGGTGGATGGAGTTTTCAAAAAGACGGAACCAAAACGGTTTTAAGCTTACTTACTATCTCGGATGTCGCTCGTCCGGCAATCTTAAACAATATCATTTATAAGGTGCAGAACCCGGGATATTCTGTAGATATGTATACTATTGGTAACGGAAGAAATACTTACAACTGGGTTGGTAACGACTATGGTTTTGCCGATGGAATTGGAAAGGCAGCTATGTTCCAGACTATTAACGCGCTTGCTTCTGATCGTGCCGGGAATATATTTCTGTCAGACGGAATTGCGATACGCAAAATCAATATTGCCACTCAGCAAGTAACCACCATAGCTCAGTTCACCAGGGGTGCTGCTGTGGATGGTGCATTGAATAATGCCAAATCAGGCTTGATAGGCGACGTTTTTGTTGATAAAAATGGCGACATCTACTTTGTAGATATGACAAATAATGCCGTAAGGAAGATCTTCCTGAAGTAA
- a CDS encoding TonB-dependent receptor: MISNKLLQKIVFFLVLLLPLASHAQETSGTLSGTVSDSAGQALPGATVTAIHQPSGTKYAIATDKGGHYYLPNLRIGGPYSVEATMISMAPSKKEGITVRLGSAVQINFALTDNTKQLGEVVIKATKGGPRINNYGSGKNISAAQVKNMPTVARSITDITRLVPQASKDNSFGGSNFRYNNVTIDGAINNDAIGFSPSLGGQSGTSGMAGSSTRTNPISLDAIEDMQVYLAPYDVKIGNFTGGSVNAVTRSGTNTLSGSVYGFGRNAALTGNDRVGTLGKMNSDFYDYQTGLRVGFPIIKNKLFFFSNEEITHRQDPVQLMAGQAETSQILSLADARAISAASPFDAGTAGAFNTYAKSTKFFNRLDWNINDKNQLAIRNNTILSEATSMDRDQQDFRFSSMAYLQKNNQSSTVAELKSRLNNRLSGNVLVGYTMVNDSRDPLSDPSLPQVQIAGRTPGTTIYLGTDREASIFNMKQRTLELTANLNYNVGKNRFTIGTHNELYRITYGFVNGWNGRVDYNSIEDYLSNKPYRVRGAYNYADNSRDYILNHPGAQFNVNMYSLYLQDEISVSDQLKVIPGLRADITDLPDMPQLNDKIHSALADPYFGTTYSYTPLSRITNQFLNKVQLSPRIGFRYDWFGDQSLIFRGGAGLFTGRIPMAWLAYAYYNTGNSYGAVDQKADKKPFVPGSNPLSGGANGIGGFVQQNGTVISNSNSGQTQVDLIDNDFVMPQVLRGSLAADYTTSNQWKFTIEGIYTKNIKDVLFQQLNVQDNPTYFAYDKLHQQPIYSGTVDQRFSNIYLLSNTSRGYRYSLTGSIAKTIGDELQASVSYTYGQSKDLSNGVRNSMESNWQLNQSLVPNNPTLANSNFDIRNRIVSSISYNKAWAKAGRTNISLFFSAQSGSPFSYGIVNNSVQGLPQQVSLAYIPQRDEAIRFFQDNAISGTAVQQANAFNTYIDQDSYLSSRRGQFTERNKGRTPWNVQADLHLSHDIFINQEKKQVITITADIMNLTNLINKNWGIQYFSPNTFNSTASVGLTPVLFPPQQNAGGYPLYQFTTPGKPYSIDYYGSRTQAQLGLRYTF, encoded by the coding sequence ATGATATCAAATAAACTACTCCAGAAAATAGTATTTTTCCTGGTGCTGCTACTGCCATTGGCATCGCACGCGCAGGAAACAAGCGGTACCCTTAGCGGTACCGTATCCGACTCGGCAGGGCAGGCCTTGCCGGGTGCTACGGTAACGGCAATTCACCAGCCATCGGGCACCAAATATGCAATTGCTACCGATAAAGGCGGGCATTACTACCTGCCCAATCTGCGCATTGGCGGGCCTTATAGTGTTGAGGCAACGATGATCAGCATGGCGCCGTCAAAAAAAGAGGGCATAACAGTGAGGTTGGGATCAGCCGTACAAATCAATTTTGCATTAACCGATAACACGAAGCAACTTGGCGAAGTTGTAATTAAAGCTACAAAAGGTGGCCCGCGCATCAACAACTACGGATCGGGCAAAAACATCAGCGCGGCACAGGTGAAAAATATGCCTACCGTGGCGCGTAGTATTACCGATATTACCCGTTTGGTGCCCCAGGCCAGTAAAGACAATAGTTTTGGAGGAAGCAATTTCCGCTATAATAACGTAACTATTGATGGTGCCATTAATAACGATGCCATCGGCTTCAGCCCCTCTTTGGGTGGCCAGTCGGGCACGTCGGGTATGGCAGGCAGTTCCACCCGTACCAACCCCATCTCTCTTGATGCTATTGAGGATATGCAGGTTTATTTGGCACCCTATGATGTTAAAATCGGAAATTTTACCGGCGGTTCGGTAAATGCGGTCACTCGCAGCGGTACCAATACCCTGAGTGGTTCGGTTTACGGCTTTGGCCGTAATGCCGCATTAACTGGTAATGACAGGGTAGGTACCCTGGGTAAAATGAATAGCGATTTTTATGATTATCAAACCGGTTTAAGGGTGGGTTTCCCGATTATTAAAAATAAACTTTTCTTTTTTTCGAATGAAGAGATCACCCATCGCCAGGATCCCGTGCAGCTCATGGCTGGCCAGGCAGAAACCAGCCAGATACTGAGTTTGGCAGATGCCAGAGCAATCAGTGCCGCCAGCCCTTTTGATGCCGGTACGGCAGGCGCTTTTAACACCTACGCCAAATCAACCAAATTTTTTAACCGGTTAGACTGGAATATTAACGATAAAAACCAGCTTGCTATCCGTAACAATACCATCTTATCCGAGGCCACCAGTATGGACCGTGATCAGCAGGATTTCAGGTTCAGCAGTATGGCGTATTTGCAAAAAAACAATCAAAGTTCTACCGTGGCCGAACTGAAAAGCAGGTTAAACAATAGACTGTCGGGCAATGTGCTGGTGGGGTACACGATGGTTAACGATTCCAGGGACCCGCTGAGTGATCCGAGCTTGCCCCAGGTACAAATAGCAGGCCGTACACCCGGTACTACCATTTATCTGGGCACCGATCGCGAAGCCAGCATATTTAACATGAAGCAGCGCACGCTGGAACTTACTGCAAACCTGAATTACAATGTGGGTAAAAACAGGTTTACGATAGGTACACATAACGAACTTTATCGGATTACGTATGGCTTCGTTAATGGCTGGAATGGCAGGGTGGATTATAACAGCATTGAAGATTATTTGAGTAATAAGCCTTATCGCGTTCGTGGAGCTTACAATTATGCTGATAACAGCCGCGACTATATCCTGAATCATCCGGGGGCCCAATTTAATGTAAACATGTACAGTTTGTATTTACAGGATGAGATCAGTGTTTCGGATCAATTAAAGGTGATTCCTGGTTTAAGGGCCGATATAACCGATTTACCGGATATGCCCCAACTTAACGATAAAATACATTCGGCATTGGCCGATCCTTATTTCGGCACAACTTATTCTTATACCCCCCTGAGCCGGATTACCAATCAATTTTTAAACAAGGTGCAGCTATCGCCCAGGATAGGTTTTCGTTATGATTGGTTTGGAGATCAAAGCCTGATCTTTCGCGGAGGGGCTGGCTTGTTTACAGGCCGCATACCGATGGCCTGGTTGGCTTATGCCTATTACAATACCGGTAACAGCTATGGTGCTGTTGATCAGAAGGCTGATAAAAAACCATTTGTACCCGGAAGCAATCCGCTTAGTGGTGGCGCAAATGGTATCGGAGGTTTTGTTCAGCAAAACGGAACCGTGATCAGCAACTCCAATAGCGGCCAAACACAGGTTGATTTAATTGATAACGATTTTGTAATGCCACAGGTACTGCGTGGCAGTTTGGCGGCAGATTATACCACCAGCAACCAGTGGAAGTTTACCATAGAAGGTATTTATACCAAAAACATTAAAGATGTGCTATTTCAGCAATTGAATGTACAGGATAACCCCACTTATTTTGCTTATGATAAACTGCACCAGCAACCTATCTATAGCGGCACGGTTGATCAGCGGTTTTCAAATATTTACTTACTGAGCAATACCAGCCGGGGTTACCGCTATAGTTTGACCGGGAGTATCGCTAAAACCATTGGAGATGAATTGCAAGCTTCTGTTTCTTATACCTACGGACAGTCGAAAGATCTGTCAAACGGGGTTCGTAATTCGATGGAATCCAACTGGCAGCTTAACCAGTCGCTGGTACCTAATAACCCAACATTAGCCAACAGTAATTTTGATATCCGCAACCGTATTGTAAGCAGTATCAGTTATAACAAAGCATGGGCTAAAGCGGGCAGAACCAATATTTCGTTGTTTTTCAGCGCCCAGTCGGGTAGCCCGTTCAGCTATGGTATTGTCAATAATAGTGTGCAGGGCTTACCGCAACAGGTTAGTTTAGCTTATATCCCGCAAAGGGATGAAGCCATCCGCTTTTTTCAGGATAATGCGATCTCGGGTACCGCTGTACAGCAAGCCAACGCCTTTAATACCTACATTGACCAGGATAGCTATCTAAGCAGCAGACGCGGACAGTTTACCGAGCGCAATAAAGGCCGCACACCATGGAATGTGCAGGCAGATCTGCATTTGTCGCATGATATTTTCATCAATCAGGAAAAAAAGCAAGTCATCACGATTACTGCCGATATTATGAACCTGACCAACCTGATCAATAAAAATTGGGGTATCCAGTATTTTTCGCCTAACACTTTCAATTCTACAGCCAGTGTAGGGCTTACGCCGGTACTGTTTCCGCCGCAACAAAACGCGGGGGGATACCCGCTTTATCAGTTTACCACACCAGGTAAACCCTATAGCATTGATTATTACGGATCAAGAACCCAGGCGCAATTGGGTTTGAGGTATACTTTTTAA
- a CDS encoding fasciclin domain-containing protein, producing MNNSKYILLAILTCNLCLYGCKKDQANTADNSSNKISNVIADNFNLSLFNTGLSVSGLRAKLFEPGPFTVIAPSDDAFTKAGYPTTVAILGEVPARISAIMNYHILNGNYELNKLPFLFNQEIRSSNGGKLFVTHWVKGADTVLTINGSTVLAQNVPAANGLIQVVNRVLEPYTYQQITDAIASDKNLSLFYQAIQRAGLTDVLNSSGPYSVFAPGNAAMIAYGFPTLAAVNQADPATLKALIRYHIVNERRFIYDYVLSTGTSNQSQQAMLDGNLVKIQLIPDNTKPGSFSGISLQGTGNTTTVQLTKQDVLTGNGVLHTIDGVLKITQ from the coding sequence ATGAATAATTCTAAATATATTTTACTGGCTATTCTTACCTGCAACTTGTGCCTGTACGGTTGTAAAAAAGACCAGGCGAATACGGCTGACAATAGCAGTAATAAAATCAGCAATGTAATTGCTGATAATTTTAACCTGAGCTTGTTCAATACGGGGCTTAGCGTGAGCGGGCTACGTGCTAAATTGTTTGAACCAGGACCTTTTACAGTAATTGCCCCGTCAGACGATGCTTTTACAAAAGCCGGGTACCCTACAACGGTAGCTATTTTAGGCGAAGTGCCGGCAAGGATATCGGCCATTATGAATTACCATATCCTTAACGGCAATTACGAACTGAATAAACTGCCTTTTTTATTTAACCAGGAAATCCGCTCTTCAAACGGGGGGAAGCTTTTTGTTACACACTGGGTAAAAGGGGCGGATACCGTGCTGACTATTAACGGTTCAACGGTATTGGCTCAAAACGTTCCGGCTGCAAACGGCTTGATCCAGGTGGTGAACAGGGTGCTGGAACCTTATACCTATCAGCAAATAACCGATGCGATTGCATCCGATAAAAACCTGAGTTTGTTTTACCAGGCTATCCAGCGGGCCGGCTTAACAGATGTACTGAACAGTAGTGGCCCCTATTCGGTATTTGCGCCTGGTAATGCAGCAATGATCGCGTACGGTTTTCCAACTTTAGCGGCCGTTAACCAGGCTGATCCGGCTACCTTAAAGGCATTGATAAGGTATCATATTGTGAATGAACGCCGGTTTATATACGATTATGTGCTCAGTACCGGTACCAGCAATCAAAGCCAGCAAGCCATGTTGGATGGTAATTTAGTTAAAATACAATTAATTCCGGATAATACTAAACCGGGAAGTTTTTCCGGCATCAGCCTCCAGGGCACTGGCAATACAACAACTGTACAATTGACTAAACAAGACGTACTGACGGGCAACGGGGTACTGCATACCATTGATGGTGTACTCAAGATCACACAGTAA